A portion of the Desulfobaccales bacterium genome contains these proteins:
- a CDS encoding P-II family nitrogen regulator gives MKEIMAIVRINMMNKTKKALADAGISSMTARDALGRGKGLVDLTLLEGAEKGYEEAVAQLGQSQRLIPKRIFFIAVPDRLVSKTVKTIIAVNRTGKSGDGKIFVMPLMDSVRVRTGESGDQVLDEV, from the coding sequence ATGAAAGAGATCATGGCCATCGTGCGCATCAATATGATGAACAAGACCAAAAAGGCCCTGGCGGACGCGGGTATCTCCTCCATGACCGCCCGGGATGCGCTGGGCCGGGGTAAGGGTCTGGTTGACCTGACCCTGCTGGAAGGGGCGGAAAAAGGCTACGAAGAGGCCGTGGCGCAATTGGGCCAGAGCCAGCGCCTGATCCCCAAGCGCATCTTCTTTATTGCGGTGCCGGACCGGCTGGTGTCAAAGACGGTGAAGACCATCATCGCGGTGAATCGCACCGGTAAATCCGGAGACGGCAAGATCTTCGTTATGCCCCTTATGGATTCCGTCCGGGTGCGTACCGGAGAGTCCGGCGACCAGGTCTTGGACGAAGTTTGA
- a CDS encoding (2Fe-2S) ferredoxin domain-containing protein, translated as MEKPEHHIFVCMSFRGLEPKGKCIKKNAPELLGYLESELADRGLDNVMVSSTGCLKLCEKGPVVLVYPQGYWYQGVDGEGAIDAILDALENGGPAKEYLVD; from the coding sequence ATGGAAAAACCTGAACATCATATCTTCGTGTGTATGAGTTTCCGGGGCCTGGAGCCCAAGGGCAAGTGCATCAAGAAAAACGCCCCGGAGCTCTTGGGTTACTTGGAATCGGAACTGGCGGACCGCGGCCTGGACAACGTCATGGTGTCCAGCACCGGTTGTTTGAAGCTCTGCGAAAAAGGGCCGGTAGTCTTGGTCTATCCGCAGGGGTATTGGTACCAGGGAGTGGACGGTGAAGGCGCCATCGACGCCATCCTGGACGCCTTGGAAAACGGTGGCCCGGCCAAGGAGTATTTGGTGGACTGA
- the nifD gene encoding nitrogenase molybdenum-iron protein alpha chain, giving the protein MATLTPEDLNALVLDINAEEVKKELLSKYPTKVARKRAKQIVINEVDPDSCVPEIASNVRTIPGIISQRGCTYAGCKGVVLGPTRDIVNITHGPIGCGFYSWLTRRNQTKPPSPEDHNFMTYCFSTDMQEEQIVFGGEKKLKQAVQEAYDLFKPKAIGIFSTCPVGLIGDDVHAVAREMKEKFGDCNVFGFSCEGYKGVSQSAGHHIANNGIFKHVVGLDDTVKEGKFKINLLGEYNIGGDAFEIERLFEDCGFTLISTFSGNSSYDYFANSHTADLNLIMCHRSINYVAEMMETKFGIPWIKINFIGAEATAKSLRKIASYFDDPELTERVEAVIAREMPAVEQAREEIKPKTMGKKAMLFVGGSRAHHYQELFKEIGMETVAAGYEFAHRDDYEGRRVLPGLKVDADSRNIEELHVEPDPNRFRPRLNEAGLARLEKAGLTFKEYEGMMPEMDNGALVIDDISQFETERLIELYRPDIVCGGIKEKYIIQKSGVPMKQLHSYDYSGPYAAFQGAINFYREIDRMVNSKVWKCMKAPWQENPELAAKYAWE; this is encoded by the coding sequence ATGGCTACTTTAACACCGGAAGACCTGAATGCTTTGGTGCTGGATATCAATGCTGAGGAAGTCAAAAAAGAGTTGCTCAGCAAATATCCCACCAAAGTCGCCCGCAAGCGGGCCAAGCAGATCGTGATCAATGAAGTTGACCCGGATAGCTGCGTGCCGGAGATCGCCTCCAACGTCAGGACCATCCCCGGCATCATCTCCCAGCGGGGCTGCACCTATGCCGGCTGTAAAGGCGTGGTCTTAGGCCCTACCCGGGACATCGTTAACATCACTCACGGTCCCATCGGCTGCGGCTTCTATTCCTGGCTGACCCGCCGGAATCAGACCAAGCCCCCAAGCCCGGAAGACCATAACTTTATGACCTACTGTTTTTCCACGGACATGCAGGAAGAGCAGATCGTCTTCGGCGGCGAGAAGAAACTGAAGCAGGCGGTGCAAGAGGCTTATGACCTCTTCAAGCCCAAGGCCATCGGCATCTTCTCAACCTGTCCCGTAGGCCTCATCGGTGACGACGTGCACGCGGTGGCCCGGGAGATGAAAGAAAAATTCGGCGATTGCAACGTCTTCGGCTTCAGTTGCGAGGGCTACAAAGGTGTAAGTCAGTCTGCGGGCCACCACATCGCCAACAACGGTATTTTCAAACACGTGGTGGGTCTGGACGACACGGTGAAGGAAGGCAAGTTCAAAATCAACCTGCTGGGGGAATATAACATCGGCGGCGATGCCTTTGAGATCGAGCGCCTCTTCGAGGACTGCGGCTTCACGCTGATTTCCACCTTCAGCGGCAACTCCAGCTATGACTATTTTGCCAATTCCCACACCGCGGACCTGAATCTCATCATGTGCCACCGCTCCATTAACTATGTGGCCGAGATGATGGAAACGAAATTCGGCATCCCCTGGATCAAGATCAATTTCATCGGGGCCGAGGCCACGGCCAAGTCCCTGAGGAAGATCGCCAGTTATTTTGACGATCCTGAATTGACCGAGCGGGTCGAGGCGGTCATCGCCCGGGAGATGCCAGCAGTGGAACAGGCGCGCGAGGAAATTAAACCCAAGACCATGGGCAAAAAGGCCATGCTTTTCGTGGGTGGCTCCCGGGCGCATCATTATCAGGAGCTTTTCAAAGAAATCGGCATGGAGACCGTTGCCGCGGGCTATGAGTTCGCCCACCGGGATGACTACGAAGGCCGGCGGGTTTTGCCCGGCCTCAAGGTGGACGCGGACAGCCGCAACATTGAAGAACTGCACGTGGAACCGGACCCCAACCGCTTCCGCCCCAGGTTAAACGAAGCGGGCTTGGCCAGGTTGGAAAAAGCCGGCCTCACCTTTAAGGAATACGAGGGCATGATGCCGGAGATGGATAATGGCGCCCTGGTCATTGACGATATCAGCCAGTTCGAAACCGAGCGCCTCATCGAACTCTACCGGCCAGACATTGTCTGCGGCGGGATCAAGGAAAAGTACATCATTCAAAAGAGCGGCGTGCCCATGAAGCAACTCCACAGTTACGACTACAGCGGCCCGTACGCCGCCTTTCAAGGCGCCATCAACTTCTATCGGGAGATCGACCGCATGGTCAACAGCAAGGTGTGGAAATGCATGAAGGCGCCCTGGCAGGAGAATCCCGAACTGGCTGCCAAATATGCGTGGGAATGA
- the nifK gene encoding nitrogenase molybdenum-iron protein subunit beta, producing MLLRHTPDKITERSALTINPAKTCQPIGAMYAALGIHSCLPHSHGSQGCYAYHRSTLSRHYKEPAIAATSAFTEGASVFGGQANLLQAINNIFTVYEPDVIAVHTTCLSETIGDDIPQIVAKARDEGKIPPGKYVIHANTPSYVGSHVTGFANMVKGMVDYFAQANGHKENRINIIPGYVEPCDMEEIKRLAGELGVPIIMFPDTSKVMNGPQTGKYHMFPAGGTTIPELIEAGSSMGTVALGPLASGLAARTLDTKCKVPCEILNLPIGLAATDTFIDTLRRIAGVTVPDSINIERGQLLDVITDMQQYFYGRKVALAGDPDQLISLTEFLVSIDMWPIHIVTGTPGKKFEARIREITKDVPHPVNVKSSGDMFLLHQWIRNDPVDLLMGNTYMKYIARDEDIPLVRFGFPIMDRVGHSYFPTVGYRGGLRLLEKILDALLDRQDRDAPEESFELVM from the coding sequence ATGTTACTGAGACATACACCAGATAAAATCACGGAACGCTCGGCCTTGACCATTAACCCGGCCAAGACCTGTCAGCCCATCGGGGCCATGTACGCGGCCTTGGGCATCCATAGTTGCCTGCCCCACAGCCACGGATCCCAGGGGTGCTATGCCTACCACCGCAGCACCCTGAGCCGGCACTACAAGGAGCCGGCGATCGCGGCGACCTCGGCCTTCACCGAAGGCGCCTCCGTGTTCGGAGGGCAGGCTAACCTGCTCCAGGCCATTAACAATATTTTCACGGTTTATGAGCCGGACGTCATTGCGGTCCATACCACCTGCCTGTCGGAGACCATCGGGGACGACATCCCTCAGATCGTCGCCAAGGCCAGGGATGAGGGCAAGATCCCGCCGGGGAAATACGTCATTCATGCCAATACTCCCAGCTACGTGGGGTCGCATGTCACCGGCTTTGCCAACATGGTCAAGGGCATGGTGGACTACTTCGCCCAGGCCAACGGCCACAAGGAAAATCGCATCAATATTATTCCCGGCTACGTGGAACCGTGCGACATGGAAGAGATCAAGCGCCTGGCCGGGGAACTGGGAGTGCCCATCATCATGTTCCCCGACACCTCCAAGGTGATGAACGGTCCCCAAACCGGCAAGTACCATATGTTTCCCGCCGGGGGCACCACGATTCCGGAGTTGATCGAGGCCGGCAGCAGTATGGGTACGGTGGCCTTAGGCCCCCTGGCGTCCGGGCTGGCTGCCAGGACCCTGGACACCAAGTGCAAGGTGCCCTGTGAAATCCTGAACCTGCCCATTGGGCTCGCGGCCACCGACACCTTCATCGACACTTTAAGAAGGATTGCCGGGGTAACGGTGCCCGACTCGATCAATATCGAGCGGGGCCAGCTCCTGGACGTCATCACCGATATGCAGCAGTATTTCTATGGCCGCAAGGTGGCTCTGGCGGGGGACCCGGATCAACTGATCTCCCTCACCGAGTTCTTGGTATCCATCGACATGTGGCCCATTCATATCGTTACCGGCACTCCGGGCAAGAAGTTCGAGGCCCGGATCAGGGAGATCACCAAAGACGTGCCCCATCCGGTCAACGTCAAGAGCTCCGGCGACATGTTCCTGCTGCACCAGTGGATCAGAAACGACCCGGTGGACCTGCTCATGGGTAACACCTACATGAAATACATCGCCCGGGATGAAGACATCCCCTTGGTACGGTTCGGTTTTCCCATCATGGACCGCGTCGGCCACAGCTACTTCCCCACCGTGGGCTACCGGGGGGGCTTGCGCCTTCTGGAAAAGATCCTGGACGCCCTGCTGGACCGCCAGGACCGGGATGCCCCGGAGGAGAGCTTTGAATTAGTCATGTAG